From Vigna angularis cultivar LongXiaoDou No.4 chromosome 11, ASM1680809v1, whole genome shotgun sequence:
TCCTCTTCAATCAGAAACCACTAGAAACCACTAACTTCTTTCTCATCCAGAAACATGAAACAAATGGGAACGGGAGCTACTTCTTCACCACCCACGGTGACCACCATCTTCGACCAGCCCGCCGCACATCCCCGTGGCCGACCGAGAAACTCACCGGCGTCATCACCCATGCTGGGAGCACCGCCGCACCCTCCATGCGTTCGTGAGGCAAGCTCGGACACCGCGAAGCGTGGACTGCGATGCCGCCGCTCGAACCTCCATCGTCGGAGCAGTTTTGGCCTCCGTCTTCACTCCCTTCTCTTCACTCGAGATAAACCTTCTCATTCTGGAACAATCCCGGCCGTTCACCGTCGAGAGTTACAGATGCCACCAAGCTAGGGTCGCTGCCCTCCGTCGAGCTCGTCGCCGGCCATGGAATCGAGCCTCCTCCTTCCTCTACTCCTTGCACGCGAGGGGGACACTTTCCTTCGTGAATCGCCTCCCAAGCGAGCTCGGCCACCGCGCCGGCCAGGGTTCACTTCTTCATCGTCCACGACAGCTCCACGGCTAGCGTCACCGCACACCCCTTGGCCTCCTAAAAGCCACCGTCAGTGGTGTCGCCCGCGCCAGAAACGGTGTTGGCAATGTCGCCGACGATATTACCGACGATTGCCTTCAATGTACTCTTTAGTATTCCAGTTTTTTTATTCCTTCCTTCTTCGTTTTGAATTGTTGGATTCTTTGTGATTATTGGCAAAAGTGAAGGATGAATCGTGATCGCTAGTGAGAGTCTGATGGTTGGGGGTTTTTGACagttgaaagatgaagttgaaGTTGGGTATGAAAAGGAATTTTTGGAGTGAATATGGTGGTGTTGGCCGTGAGTGATGAGGAAGAGATGGGATGAAGATTATAGGTGTTGGAGACGGTGTATGGAGCTGAAAGTAATGGATGAAGGGTTGAAGGCAATGGAGTTGGGAGTGAAAAGGAAGTGGTTTGTTAAGGTTACgggtgttggccgtgaggtattGGAGGGTGAGGATAGGTTAAAGATGAATCCTGTAGGTGGTATCAGGATGAGGATATTGATCTGATCGTGAGCTGTGGGGAAGAGATAGATGTTGGCCGTTCAGTTCTGTCCCCCCAAGACGAAGTGCACGGCGAGAGGGGATAGTGAACAGGACGAGCGGTAATAAGTGAGGAGTGTCAGGACGAACGGTAGAAGAGGGAGAATGATTAGGACGAGCGGCAGACATGGGGAACGATCAGGACGAACGGCAGACATGGGGAACGATCAGCACGAGCGGTAAGAAGTGATGAGGGTCAGGACGAACGATAGAATGACGAACGaccattttaaaacaaattactgTTTGGGAGAACGCTaaatcaagaccgaacgttcactaagaataaacatcatgaccgaacgttcactaagaataaacatcatgaccgaacgttcactaagaataagcatgaccgaacgttctctAACACATAATATGACCGGCCGTTAAACaacacaagaccgaacgttcaacatcaagaccgaacgttcaacatcaAGGTCGAGCGTTCAACATCAGGACCGAACGTTCAAAGTCTCAAAACCGAAACGTCATATTAAACTCAACACCAATAagccaagaccgaacgctcgctacCTGAGAGGCTCCACGGTCGAACGAAGGAACGCTTGAGAATGAGAATTGTCGAACGTCAATGGGCACATCGGAACGGTTAAGGACGAACGGCCGAATGTCTGTGATATTATTCaatgaaggacgaacggttgcatGCAGGTGGAAGGAACTGACCGTAAAACAGTAGTGCACggtagaggacgaacggtctcCCAGtgaagaggacgaacggtctcgATGTTGGCCAACAAAGACCTGTTGCGCAGGGTAGAGGACGAACGGCTCTAAGgatagaggacgaacggttacCCGTGGAAGAGGACGAACGGCTCGATGTATAGGGCGGACGGTCGCGCTTAGTTGAGTACGAACGGCTCGGTCATACAGCAAAAGGCCGAACGCtttgttctcttttttattattattattattattttattattcatttttttattttttattttacactcatgatgaaaataaaatacagcAAACctattagtcaatccggacgaaattggatGTTGAGAGttaataataacttataatcataattgattcatgtgtaattatatttttttacgaataaaattaattttctacgTCATAactatttctatattaattagtttaataataatgcttttatacaattattctttaattttcaaattttgttttaataattttttcatcttaattttggtttgtaaatttgaCGGTTCAGAGATATCcacataaaataggtttaaaagttaaaaaatttaatttaatttgtaaaattttgatggactaacgaatttatttatagatggtaatctattttgtcactagtttaaatcaatatcattcgattaagatttgtgatcaaaattacattattggcttaattacctacttagtccccatgttcggaggtaatttgttgtttagtacccggttttaaaaatgtaggcatttgatacctatgttttgaaatttgtatcaattgaatcctacccacttaacgccgttataaatctaacgtttttctgacatcaactttgaattgtggacgagcggttgtggacgagcgtcctctaaCCATTAGTCTGACTCAAACCAACACAATTTCCAACCCGAGACCAAAGTACATAATCACAAACGAAGCGCACCCACAACCTACAGGTTTCTAaggaagaactgctctgataccattaatgtgatacccaattatataataatcaatattatataataaggacgttaacattcaaatatagagaacagtcggaattttgacgtgtaattaaatgtgataaattacagtcatccaaataaaaggagtaataatttaaacttaaacagttgaaaggattaaacactacaagtgttcaatcaagaaattctaagaagactatTCTGCAAAATCagtaacctccagctcttgctccaagggaaactccgcgacaacatctgctcccatccaagtggatgatcatcgccaaagaaacatacccaaacagcacataacaaaaacaatgcaagggtgagctagatataaaaagcatgttatacagatagaacagttaaattcaatgttatcatacttagattcgtataaaagagcAATTATAGCATGTTCATTAACCATAATTCcacccactcatacaacatgcaaaagtcatccaaacatggtaaattgacatctaaagacttgttactttataccctgACTCgttactttatagaccgactcgttacttcatagatagactcgtccggactagaatgtatgtagagctggggcgggttgtgcacttgtgatggaccctactgctttgcaaagccattgccgaggggtttcacccgaccatacacaaggttagtccgttaccgcggaatagacctccagtgatagcgcctaccctgggacctccctctactcccaccacacgcgtcaatcctctctaagtgagaatgaaagaccgttggagtgtagggataaccccccatatggaagcctcttacattcattctATACACTAaccgatcccaccgagagatcttaaatcccaccattttaaatctcatgatatttcttttggaaccATGTACATCATAACCCACTTATAACCATACCCTTTCAACCAATCTCGATTACATGAacatgcattcataaattgcaaccgaaatatttaaataacataacttactCTAACTTTTAACcccaattatgaataatcagataccaccatattatcccaacaattccaacatatttcatacattcacataattcatgtcatagataatattccaaacattggtacacataattcaatccaaaagcacaggaacttaaaattcaacatattagtaaaatactatttggacgagtactattcactggacactattggacgaacgttcactcaatgttttaaggacgaacgctcacttctatatccaggacgaacgctcaaatcaaTGTGTTAACGACGAACGCTcaccatttggacgaacgctccactatttggacgaacgctcaacaatttggacgaacgctccaaaAATTTTGACGAACGctccactatttggacgaacgctcaacatgtaaCCGAACactcaacaatttggacgaacgctccactatttggacgaacgctcaacatgtaaCTTAAGGACGAATGCTCACTAGGACGAACGAtcactgggaaggacgaacgctcactgccgaacgctcactgggacgaacgctcactggtgAACACTCACTGGGAAGGACAAACGCTCACTggcgaacgctcactgggaaaAGCGCtcactgggaaggacgaacgctcactgccgaacgctcactgggacgaacgctcactggtgaacgctcactgggaaggacgaacgctcactggcgaacgctcactgggaaggacgaacgctcactcaaatGTAGAACGAACGCTAATCTCAAACGAACGCGAACGATCGTCAACTGAAAACCGAATGCTCAGCGTATTAAAAACCGGACGTTCAGACTTTGGCTATGTTGGACGAACGGtcagaaaataccgaacgttcactcGGACGAAtaacttggacgaacgtcccctAAGACGAACGCTAGAatattttggacgaacgttcagaaatttGTCTGGACGAACATTCAgcaaataaccgaacgttcaaaaattGGCTAAGCCAttttgggacgaacgtccaatttgaaaccaatttggacgaacggttctgcagaatttctgcagaattgcagatttccagaaacatcaaattcaaccctttcttcccagattttacccagatttgcatcatacaaagcatatacaatcaatcaaacaaaagatctagctccccttacctcttgaagacttcctttgatCTTGAAATGCAGAGTCTTAATCTCCTTCCAAATCTACAAGCTCTCCACTTCACCCTCCCACAGATGTTTTTTGCAGCAACCAATTTAATCTGCCAAACTCcagccccccccccccccccccccccttgaATCCATAAGTTCTTTAAAAGGGAAGGAAGATCCTGCACTGGTGAGACTCTTAAGCCTGCTGCCCACTTAAAGCTTCTCCCCCACCTCTTCAACAGATGCCCCCCGTGAAGCCCTTCCCCACTTCCAAGTAAAACCAAATTCTCCTCCTTTTTCATGGCATCCCGTGACTCCCTAAATGCTTCCCCCACtcctttaaaaataataaaagaaatactagGTCCTTACAGATTGCAGATGAGTTCAGCCTATCATCCACAGACGGACGGCCAATCTGAGAGGACAATCCAGACGCTGGAAGattttgttagcaaaatgatgaagatgaagttttaatgatgtccaaatcaagtcaagaccaatcaagaatcaagatgttatgaagacttgtattgatatggaaagcttttgtaatactcttagaaatatgtataggacttagattagaaaaagaaagtgttttgtaaaagtACTGTAGCACAATACTGTAGCAAAATACTGTAGCACAATTTatgtagcaaaacactgtagctaatcgattaacaagggtggttaatcgattagcgctaatcgattagcagaggctgttaatcgattagcaaggtgtccgtttgaaaaactagtcgtttTCGAgacgttggactatccgttgttttgtcttttagtgactaatcgattagcaacttaagataatcgattatcacagtaAGAAAGCctaaaaacgaaaaatggaagagcctttggatgagtctataaatagactctcatttcctctcaagaaaaacAACCAAcaacacagaaactcttcccttgtgctcaaatactcagaaattcttgagacttgtgtgttcttgttcggcttgtgaaactcgtgtctgtggagctggtgaagtgctgctacggtgacagaggaaatagccggttcatccttggtgtgtctaaggaggtgttcggaagagaatcatccttcgtgaagtattcggaggaggtgttcatccttcgtgaagtattcagaggaggtgttcatcctttctgaagactcaaaggaggtgtagtttcatctcttgtggtatcaagagaggtgttttctaaactcttacaaattgtatctttgtgattgtagtttgtaattgttttgtgagtagttaattgtttatcttgtttgagataaacgactggacgtagtattggtaagatccgaaccaggataaaatcatctgtgcaaatttctctcaactttactctctttatttatcaatattaattgctaagtaagtttaattgagtagaaattaaaaggcacacgtttgaattaaaaaccctcttggtttgttattccacgctaaccattccgctgcagccgctcctgacagatttattgaggacgtgcgtcctagatcacttaggCGCTTGGGATGAAGTCCTGTCGCTAGTGGAATTCACGTATAACAACAGTTTTCAGGCaagcattggaatggcaccgttTGAAGCACTCTATGGGAGAAAAtgccgaacgccactttgttggttccAGGAAGGAGAGAACGTGCTAACTGGACCTGAGCTTATCCAGTAAACGACCAAGAAAGTCAAGCAAATTCAggagaggttgaagacgtcTCTGAGCAGGCAGAAATCTTATGCGGATAAGAGGAGAAGACCTTTGGAGTTCGCTGCAGGAGATCATGTGTTTCTTCGACTCAACCCGATCATTGGTGTAGGCCgagccgttcgtccaaagaagctgtcTCCCAAATTCATTGGACCATATCAAATCCTGAAGAAAATTGGACCAGTAGCATACGAGCTTGCATTGCCACCTCAACTGTTGAACCTTCACCCTGTATTCCACGTTTCCCAACTTCGGAAGTACATAGCGAATCCATCCCAcgtactggagttggaagacaTTCAACTTCGTCCAGACCGAACGTTGGAGATGCAGCCGGTGCGAATTGAAGAAAGTGATACCAGATATTACAAGCGGAAAGCTGTCCGAATGGTGAAAGTGTTATGGGACGCAAGAACTGGTGACTCAACGTGGGAAGTGGAAAGcgccatgaaggacttgtaTCCTAATCTATTTCCGGGTGAGTCTTTAATTTTTGAGGatgaaaatttttgtagatagGTGGAATGTGAGACCTCGAAAAATTTAACCATAATTATCTTGTCTAAATCTCAATTAAtacactgctgagtcacctgttagcttccataaatgcacccaCGCCACACgtccagtgcattaaaaacgcactttgcactgcatgcacgagcgccacgtGTCACGTTAGAAGTTTCAGAAATcagaagtgggagtgcaggtgtcagtAGAGGAGACGCTCATTCGTTTGGGCGTGGAAATTAAGAAAACTGAGTTTCTGGAAAAACTCTCTCTCACCTGcatgcactcttcttcttccttagaacccaacctttcattttctctaacttctctctagaacctcctAACTTccctctactgtaactcatcaccttcttctccgatcacgtttcagaaccgtagaaacgttccctgagacgtgagcgtcattctgGATCGAACAGAATTTGGATTggaaactggtaagttctcgtcgctaagcgttcgtccatttgGTTTCATGCAaaccctagttctggttgcatgcatgggttatagGACTAAGTTGTTTTGATTTCTGGTATTTTTAGATTGAGTGGAAattgttgagcgaaacctgagggtagaACGCTGTTAGAGGAAGCACTAAATCTTGCTTTTTGagagtacactgctatccaggtaagggaagcttataaatttaatttatacttgtatgtGGTATGATATACTTGGATGCATGAAAAGTATGCTGATTTAACTGTTATGAACGTTCGCTGATAATGAATATGGCATATGTTGGTTGTAATGTATGAGTATGTTTGATACGTATGGATTGAAGGATGGATGATTACTGTAATGTATGAGTTATTATTATGATGAATTCTATAAAGTCTGTGAATTGATACTGGATGTGaagttataaagtatgaatcgtatgaaaatTGTGAAAGttaatatagtttaaataaatcTGGATATAATGATTTTCTCTATGATAAAGTACGCTCGTCATcatacggtcttataccgttcggttttcctgaaATTGACTTagaatggaattctttcattcggaaagaattctgatcgagaacgagcgtcctcattTGAATTACTTTCTGAGCGTTCGATTCGGCTCAGTTGTATATAAATAccttaaactttaaaatcagtaacgttcggtcttataccaagcgttcgtcctaaataacgctcggtcttatatcaAGCATTCGTTCTAAATAgcactcggtcttataccgaacgttcgtcttAATCAGTGTTAggtcatctacctagcgttcgttctaatgtagtgttcggtcttataccgaccGCTCGTCCTTACCTTTGATCTCTTAACggacgtaaatagcgttcgtccaaatactTAGTAAATGGTTATTGatgcgttcggtcattgactgacattcgATTCCTTTAAACTAATGATTCTCAGCGTATTCAATTTCTCGTCTTGTTGTATATTCATCCAATTGGATTTGGCTTAACTTCTTGGTACgtagaatattttgaaaagttgtTGTATCACTTTAGAGTCTTTTCATTCAAATGATTCGAGTAGCTGTGTCGTTCGTCAAATGATCAGTTGTCGTTTTATTCTAATTGGTGACGAGTCCTTCTCGGGTTAGCggttaacgttcgtcctcgtccttCAGAGGGTTGAAcactcgtctttttatgaaagtggaacaaagaatgaaaatgtactTAAGAGGAAGTATTATgatgtgcgaacactatgagaactgaATTTATGGTtgtggaatttgaacgagcgttccaaggaggaacgtctcttacatatatattgaatattaaatttggtaaagtatgactgtggataagttaagactcgctgtccatcctgatgttccgtgatgctcatcttcacgtagaagagggtagttcatgtgtgggaacggtagg
This genomic window contains:
- the LOC128194684 gene encoding uncharacterized protein LOC128194684, producing the protein MAPFEALYGRKCRTPLCWFQEGENVLTGPELIQQKSYADKRRRPLEFAAGDHVFLRLNPIIGVGRAVRPKKLSPKFIGPYQILKKIGPVAYELALPPQLLNLHPVFHVSQLRKYIANPSHVLELEDIQLRPDRTLEMQPVRIEESDTRYYKRKAVRMVKVLWDARTGDSTWEVESAMKDLYPNLFPEGEATLEDVIEEENLIDVEVKAEQ